In Pseudoxanthomonas indica, the following are encoded in one genomic region:
- a CDS encoding sodium/sugar symporter produces MELSALDITIVLAYLAGIFILAQWVSREKAGHQKDAKDYFLASKSLPWWAIGASLIAANISAEQIIGMSGSGYAIGLAIASYEWMAALTLLIVGKFFLPVFLRNGIYTMPQFLEQRYGTRIRTLMAVFWLGLYVFVNLTSIMWLGSIAVNQVTGMDQMLALTLLGVFALMYQLYGGLKAVALTDIVQVSLLVLGGLLVAGLTLNQISDGAGIVAGFQKLWSEHPEHFEMILSKDNPFYKDLPGISVLIGGMWIMNVSYWGFNQYIIQRALAAKNIAEAQKGVLFAAFLKLLMPVIVVLPGIAAIVLAPGLDRPDQAYPTMMRLLPTGILGLVFAALVAAIVASLASKINSVATIFTLDFYAKRKGAAPSEAKLVKVGRIAAAVSVLLGILTAKPLLGSFDQGFQYIQEYTGFFTPGIVVIFVLGLFWKRANEAGALSAAIGSFVLSVVLKLAWPTLPFIDRVGLVFLLALALAVIVSLMTRRAEGKDFIRTDDVVYKTDSVFNVGALGVVAILIALYASFW; encoded by the coding sequence GTGGAACTCTCCGCACTCGACATCACCATCGTGTTGGCCTATCTGGCCGGCATCTTCATCCTTGCGCAGTGGGTCTCGCGCGAGAAGGCCGGCCACCAGAAAGACGCCAAGGATTACTTCCTGGCCAGCAAGTCGCTGCCGTGGTGGGCCATTGGCGCCTCGTTGATCGCGGCAAACATTTCGGCCGAGCAGATCATCGGCATGTCCGGCTCCGGTTACGCCATTGGCCTGGCGATCGCTTCCTATGAATGGATGGCGGCGCTGACCCTGCTGATCGTCGGTAAGTTCTTCCTGCCGGTATTCCTGCGCAACGGCATCTACACGATGCCGCAGTTCCTCGAACAGCGTTATGGCACGCGCATCCGCACCTTGATGGCCGTGTTCTGGCTGGGCCTGTACGTGTTCGTCAACCTGACCTCGATCATGTGGCTGGGTTCGATTGCGGTGAACCAGGTCACCGGCATGGATCAGATGCTCGCCCTCACCCTGCTGGGCGTGTTCGCGCTGATGTACCAGCTGTATGGCGGCCTCAAGGCCGTGGCGTTGACCGACATCGTGCAGGTATCCCTGCTGGTGCTGGGCGGCCTGCTGGTGGCGGGCCTGACCCTCAATCAGATCAGCGATGGCGCCGGCATCGTCGCCGGCTTCCAGAAATTGTGGTCGGAACATCCCGAGCACTTCGAGATGATCCTTAGCAAGGACAATCCCTTCTACAAGGATCTGCCGGGCATCAGCGTGCTCATCGGCGGCATGTGGATCATGAATGTCAGCTACTGGGGCTTCAACCAGTACATCATCCAGCGCGCGCTGGCGGCCAAGAACATCGCCGAAGCGCAGAAGGGCGTATTGTTCGCCGCCTTCCTGAAGCTGCTGATGCCGGTGATCGTGGTGCTGCCGGGCATCGCGGCGATCGTGCTGGCGCCGGGTCTGGATCGTCCCGACCAGGCCTATCCGACCATGATGCGCCTGCTGCCGACCGGCATCCTGGGCCTGGTATTCGCGGCGCTGGTGGCAGCGATCGTGGCTTCGCTGGCATCGAAGATCAATTCGGTCGCCACCATCTTCACCCTCGACTTCTACGCCAAGCGCAAGGGCGCGGCGCCGAGTGAAGCCAAGCTGGTCAAGGTGGGTCGCATCGCCGCGGCCGTGTCCGTGCTGCTGGGCATCCTGACCGCCAAGCCGCTGTTGGGCAGCTTCGATCAGGGCTTCCAGTACATCCAGGAGTACACCGGCTTCTTCACACCGGGCATCGTGGTGATCTTCGTGCTGGGCCTGTTCTGGAAGCGTGCCAATGAAGCCGGCGCCCTGAGCGCGGCGATTGGTTCGTTCGTGTTGTCCGTCGTGCTCAAGCTGGCGTGGCCGACGCTGCCCTTCATCGATCGCGTGGGTCTGGTGTTCCTGCTCGCGCTGGCGCTGGCCGTGATCGTGTCGCTGATGACCCGGCGGGCCGAGGGCAAGGACTTCATCCGCACCGACGATGTGGTCTACAAGACCGACAGCGTGTTCAACGTTGGTGCGCTGGGCGTGGTCGCCATCCTGATCGCGCTGTACGCCAGCTTCTGGTAA
- a CDS encoding LacI family DNA-binding transcriptional regulator, producing MRTRIEDVAAAAGVSIKTVSRVLNREPNVRPETRRRVEETVARLQYRPNPSARSLAGQRSYVIALAYDNPSRNYLMEIQSGVLEACRGEHYNLVLAPVLFGQDGYLDDITTLSEHFGLDGVVLIPPLTDDPALLNRLDELGLPYASISPRVHRDRIGVTVDEHAAVCDLISELIELGHTRIGHILGHASHGARDWRYSGYRNALAKAGIAFDPALVVEGEFTFDSGVQGAEALLDLADPPTAIFAANDDTAAGVIRVARLRGLSVPRDLSVCGFDDTPLSRHIYPALSTVRQPTRDMGRLATRELLEHLRDPEAGAMVAIRYNLELRDSIAAAPLRS from the coding sequence ATGCGTACGCGGATCGAGGATGTGGCGGCAGCGGCCGGCGTATCAATCAAGACGGTTTCGCGGGTACTGAACCGCGAACCCAATGTGCGGCCGGAAACGCGACGGCGGGTGGAAGAGACCGTCGCCCGGCTGCAGTACCGGCCCAATCCGTCGGCGCGCAGCTTGGCCGGACAGCGTTCGTATGTCATCGCACTGGCCTACGACAATCCGTCGCGCAACTACCTGATGGAAATCCAGAGCGGCGTGCTGGAAGCCTGTCGCGGCGAGCATTACAACTTGGTGCTGGCGCCGGTGCTGTTCGGGCAGGATGGCTATCTGGACGACATCACCACGCTGTCCGAGCATTTTGGTCTGGATGGCGTGGTGCTGATTCCACCGTTGACCGACGATCCGGCGCTGTTGAACCGTCTGGACGAGCTGGGCCTGCCTTACGCGAGCATTTCACCGCGTGTGCATCGGGATCGGATCGGGGTGACGGTGGACGAACATGCCGCGGTCTGCGACCTCATCTCCGAGCTGATCGAGCTGGGGCATACGCGGATTGGCCATATCCTGGGACACGCTTCGCACGGCGCGCGCGACTGGCGCTATTCGGGCTATCGCAATGCGCTGGCCAAGGCCGGCATTGCCTTCGATCCCGCGCTGGTGGTGGAGGGCGAGTTCACCTTCGACTCCGGCGTGCAAGGGGCAGAGGCCTTGCTGGACCTGGCCGATCCACCCACGGCGATTTTCGCGGCCAATGACGACACCGCGGCAGGGGTGATCCGGGTCGCGCGCCTGCGTGGCTTGTCGGTGCCGCGCGATCTGTCGGTGTGCGGGTTCGATGACACGCCCCTGTCGCGACATATCTATCCGGCGCTGTCGACGGTGCGGCAACCCACCCGCGACATGGGGCGCCTGGCCACGCGCGAGCTGCTTGAGCATCTGCGCGATCCGGAAGCCGGCGCCATGGTCGCCATCCGCTACAACCTGGAGTTGCGCGACTCCATTGCGGCAGCGCCGTTGCGGAGCTGA
- a CDS encoding glycoside hydrolase family 30 protein: protein MNRSHATRVTRRRRLLLAILLAVSGHAVAHEQGQARVWLTTSDHSIALAEQAALPLTHDAKGEVRIDVDASQRFQSMVGFGASLTDASAWLLQERMSPVQRDALLKELFGREGNGLGLSFSRLTIGASDFSRHHYSLDDPADGKPDPQLKHFSIEPNRGDVIPVAKAALAINPQLQIMASPWSAPGWMKSSNSLIQGTLKPEYYDAFARYLIKYVDAYAAEGIPIFALTVQNEPDYEPKDYPGMRLNAPARARFIGDHLGPMLAQRDTRTQIFDWDHNWDKPQEPLGVLGDAKANRYVSAVAWHCYGGDVSAQTPVHEAYPDKDAYMTECSGGTWEPVASGGLTLQARQEVIQSVRHWARGVLFWNLALDENRGPQKGGCDTCRGVVTIDSRTGEVSRNDEYYALGHASRFVRPGARRIASTETKQDVDNVAFRNEDDGSRVLVVTNSARQPRSIQVREGKHAFSYTLPARSLATFVWAEAAP, encoded by the coding sequence ATGAATCGATCCCATGCGACGCGCGTAACGCGCCGTCGTCGTTTGCTGCTGGCGATCCTGCTTGCAGTTTCCGGCCATGCCGTCGCCCATGAACAGGGCCAGGCACGCGTGTGGCTGACGACGTCCGATCATTCCATCGCTTTGGCCGAACAGGCCGCGCTGCCGCTGACGCACGATGCCAAGGGCGAGGTGCGGATTGATGTCGACGCCTCGCAGCGCTTCCAGTCCATGGTCGGGTTCGGCGCGTCGTTGACCGATGCGTCGGCGTGGTTGCTGCAGGAACGCATGAGTCCGGTACAACGCGATGCCCTGCTGAAGGAACTGTTTGGCCGCGAAGGCAATGGCCTCGGCCTGAGCTTCAGCCGCCTGACCATTGGCGCTTCCGATTTCTCCCGCCATCACTACAGCCTGGATGATCCGGCCGATGGCAAGCCCGATCCGCAACTCAAGCACTTCAGCATCGAGCCCAACCGCGGCGATGTGATCCCCGTCGCCAAGGCCGCGCTGGCGATCAATCCGCAACTGCAGATCATGGCCTCGCCGTGGAGCGCCCCGGGCTGGATGAAGTCCAGCAACAGCCTGATCCAAGGCACGCTCAAGCCGGAGTACTACGACGCCTTTGCGCGCTACCTGATCAAATACGTGGATGCCTACGCGGCCGAGGGCATTCCGATCTTCGCGCTGACCGTGCAGAACGAGCCGGACTACGAGCCCAAGGATTACCCGGGCATGCGGCTCAACGCGCCGGCGCGCGCGCGCTTCATCGGCGATCACCTGGGCCCGATGCTGGCCCAGCGTGACACGCGCACGCAAATCTTCGACTGGGACCACAACTGGGACAAGCCGCAGGAGCCGCTCGGCGTGCTGGGCGATGCCAAGGCCAACCGTTACGTATCGGCGGTGGCCTGGCATTGCTATGGCGGCGACGTGTCCGCACAGACGCCGGTGCACGAGGCCTATCCGGACAAGGACGCCTACATGACCGAATGTTCCGGCGGCACCTGGGAACCGGTCGCCAGCGGTGGCCTGACCTTGCAGGCGCGCCAGGAAGTGATCCAGTCGGTGCGCCACTGGGCACGCGGCGTGCTGTTCTGGAACCTGGCGCTGGACGAGAACCGCGGCCCGCAGAAAGGTGGCTGCGATACCTGTCGCGGCGTGGTGACGATTGATTCGCGCACGGGTGAAGTCAGTCGCAACGACGAGTACTACGCGCTGGGCCACGCCAGCCGCTTCGTCCGTCCCGGCGCGCGCCGGATTGCCTCCACCGAGACGAAGCAGGACGTGGACAACGTCGCGTTCCGCAACGAGGACGATGGCTCGCGCGTGCTGGTGGTGACCAATTCGGCGCGGCAGCCGCGCAGCATCCAGGTCCGCGAAGGCAAGCACGCCTTCAGCTACACCTTGCCGGCACGCAGCCTGGCCACCTTTGTGTGGGCGGAGGCAGCGCCATGA
- a CDS encoding TonB-dependent receptor produces the protein MALFSIAGVHAQEAQTQPAQTGATPAPTNQVETLDAVRVTGIRAAIATSIETKNESTSIVEAISAEDLGKLPDISIADSIARLPGLATQRVDGRSQVINIRGMSEQFAGTLLNGREQVSTGDSRGVEFDQYPSELINAVVVYKTPDATLIGQGISGTVDLQTVRPLSLGERRIVFSGQAEQNSLGDLTSGGWDKGYRAAASYVDQFADDTIGVALGVARLNSPFQERHYKEWWWVDGNTLNGWGAPAQEGRLDDAIALQGWEGWVKSRELTRDGVMGVLEWKPNENLHSIVDMYYSKFEQNELMRGMMSNNDPWFTNDDGNSVGFQNLATSPYYGRDVVTSGTLVGVQPIVRNDNNTREDKLTSVGWNTSYKLDPMTFTLDLSYSRAERDQSVLETYAGMLDPTNITFNNPLYNRFGWYSTPDMSNPATVLLSDPQNYGHDGRMENSTQEDKLKAARFQFSRDIESSDFLRSYDLGVNYNKRTKEKRATVYFADLRNGRTPMQVDQADLRSPTSLNFLGLGNVLTYDPRAALGRYYDVNVSESNDDLLKDYIVEEEVMTWYAKANLDIDISDSLRLRGNVGVQYIHTDQESTGFNARDGVIRGGQTIGTSYGDILPSLNLALEMSDGWKVRLGAAKTLMRPPINYLSAASSAGVSTTSPYLWSGSGGNPLLEPYRANAVDLSVEKYMGDASYVALALFYKDLESYVYQQNFPNWDFSGYTNDTNNNPVSNFGNFSTWANGEGGYMRGAELSATLTGDLFTPALDGFGVQLNGSYTESSIDPDGPGGSNTDTIPGLSKVVANATVFYEKHGFSARVSERYRDQYRGEYSSLFGARQYRFTMPESVVDLQLSYDFAEGSSLHGLTLLFQVNNVNNEPFRTQVSEASGADPTFLFPEEYTEYGRQFLLGFRYEM, from the coding sequence TTGGCCCTCTTCTCCATTGCCGGCGTGCATGCGCAGGAAGCGCAGACCCAGCCGGCGCAGACCGGCGCCACCCCGGCACCGACCAACCAGGTGGAAACGCTGGATGCGGTCCGGGTCACCGGTATCCGCGCCGCTATTGCCACCTCTATCGAAACGAAGAACGAGTCCACCTCGATCGTCGAGGCCATCTCGGCCGAGGATCTGGGCAAGCTGCCCGACATCAGCATCGCCGACTCCATCGCGCGCCTGCCGGGCCTGGCGACGCAACGCGTCGACGGCCGCTCGCAGGTGATCAACATCCGCGGCATGTCCGAGCAGTTCGCCGGCACGCTGCTCAATGGCCGCGAGCAGGTCAGCACGGGTGACAGTCGTGGCGTGGAATTCGATCAGTATCCTTCCGAGCTGATCAACGCGGTCGTGGTGTACAAGACGCCCGACGCCACGCTCATTGGCCAGGGCATTTCGGGCACCGTCGACCTGCAGACGGTCCGCCCGCTGAGCCTGGGTGAACGTCGCATCGTGTTCAGCGGCCAGGCCGAACAGAACTCGCTGGGCGATCTCACCTCGGGTGGCTGGGACAAGGGCTACCGCGCCGCGGCCTCCTACGTGGATCAGTTCGCCGACGACACCATCGGCGTGGCGCTGGGCGTGGCGCGTCTCAACTCCCCGTTCCAGGAACGCCATTACAAGGAATGGTGGTGGGTTGATGGCAATACGCTCAACGGCTGGGGCGCACCGGCACAGGAAGGACGCCTAGACGACGCCATCGCCCTGCAAGGCTGGGAAGGCTGGGTCAAGTCGCGCGAGCTGACCCGTGACGGCGTGATGGGCGTGTTGGAGTGGAAGCCGAACGAGAACCTGCACAGCATCGTCGACATGTACTACTCGAAGTTCGAGCAGAACGAGTTGATGCGCGGCATGATGTCCAACAACGACCCCTGGTTCACCAACGACGACGGCAATTCGGTGGGCTTCCAGAACTTGGCCACCAGCCCCTACTACGGGCGCGACGTGGTCACCAGCGGCACGCTGGTTGGCGTGCAGCCCATCGTGCGCAACGACAACAACACCCGCGAAGACAAGTTGACCTCGGTGGGCTGGAACACCAGTTACAAGCTGGACCCGATGACCTTCACCCTGGATTTGAGCTACTCGCGCGCCGAGCGCGATCAGTCGGTGCTGGAAACCTACGCGGGCATGCTGGACCCGACCAACATCACCTTCAACAATCCGCTCTACAACCGCTTCGGCTGGTACTCGACGCCGGACATGTCCAACCCGGCCACCGTGCTGCTGTCTGATCCGCAGAACTACGGCCACGATGGCCGCATGGAAAATTCCACCCAGGAAGACAAGCTGAAGGCTGCACGCTTCCAGTTCAGTCGTGACATCGAGTCCTCGGACTTCCTGCGCAGCTACGATCTGGGCGTGAACTACAACAAGCGCACCAAGGAAAAGCGCGCGACGGTGTACTTCGCGGATCTGCGCAATGGGCGCACGCCGATGCAGGTGGATCAAGCAGATCTACGCTCGCCGACCTCGCTCAATTTCCTCGGCCTGGGCAATGTCCTGACGTATGACCCACGCGCAGCGCTTGGCCGCTACTACGACGTCAACGTCAGCGAGAGCAACGATGATCTGCTCAAGGACTACATCGTCGAAGAAGAGGTGATGACCTGGTACGCCAAGGCCAACCTGGACATCGACATCAGCGACTCCTTGCGCCTGCGCGGCAATGTAGGCGTGCAGTACATCCACACCGATCAGGAATCCACCGGCTTCAACGCCCGCGACGGTGTCATCCGTGGTGGCCAGACCATCGGCACCTCCTACGGTGACATCCTGCCCAGCCTTAACCTGGCGCTGGAAATGAGTGATGGCTGGAAAGTTCGCCTGGGCGCGGCCAAGACGCTGATGCGTCCGCCGATCAACTACCTCAGTGCAGCCAGCTCGGCTGGCGTCAGCACCACCTCGCCTTACCTGTGGAGCGGCAGCGGTGGCAATCCGCTGCTGGAGCCGTACCGCGCCAACGCGGTTGACCTGTCGGTCGAGAAGTACATGGGCGATGCCAGCTATGTCGCCCTGGCCTTGTTCTACAAGGACCTGGAGAGCTACGTGTACCAGCAGAATTTCCCCAACTGGGATTTCAGTGGCTACACCAACGACACCAACAACAACCCGGTGTCCAACTTCGGCAACTTCTCCACCTGGGCCAATGGCGAAGGCGGCTACATGCGGGGCGCGGAGTTGAGCGCCACGTTGACTGGCGATCTGTTCACTCCGGCACTGGATGGCTTTGGCGTGCAGCTCAACGGCTCTTACACCGAGTCGTCGATTGATCCCGATGGCCCGGGCGGCTCCAACACCGACACCATCCCCGGTCTGTCCAAGGTCGTGGCCAATGCCACCGTGTTCTACGAGAAGCATGGCTTCTCGGCGCGCGTGAGCGAACGCTACCGCGATCAATACCGCGGCGAGTACAGCTCCCTGTTTGGTGCACGCCAGTACCGCTTCACGATGCCCGAGAGCGTGGTTGACCTGCAGTTGAGCTACGACTTCGCCGAAGGAAGCAGCCTGCACGGCCTGACCCTGCTGTTCCAGGTCAACAACGTCAACAACGAGCCGTTCCGCACCCAGGTCAGCGAAGCCTCCGGCGCCGACCCGACCTTCCTGTTCCCCGAGGAATACACCGAGTACGGCCGCCAGTTCCTGCTGGGTTTCCGTTACGAGATGTAA
- the ubiA gene encoding 4-hydroxybenzoate octaprenyltransferase, translating into MGYERYESPALPRWRERLNQYWKLIRGDRPIGVLLLLWPTWWALWLATGGVPGGWVLFVFTAGVWLTRSAGCVINDYADRWLDPQVERTRGRPLATGAVSGREALLVFAVLMIVAFALVLTLNRLTIMLSFVGLFLAASYPYLKRYTHLPQVYLGLAFGWGIPMAFAAVQGHVPPVGWVLYGANILWATAYDTWYAMVDREDDLRAGSKSTAILFGDLDLLIQGVLYTLVLLALALVGKQAGLGLYYWIGLGIAAVFVAWEFVMVRHRDRQACFRAFLHNNWVGAAIFVGIAAHYALGS; encoded by the coding sequence ATGGGATACGAACGCTACGAGAGCCCCGCGCTGCCGCGCTGGCGGGAGCGACTGAACCAATACTGGAAGCTGATTCGCGGCGACCGCCCGATTGGCGTGTTGCTGCTGCTGTGGCCGACCTGGTGGGCGCTGTGGCTGGCGACTGGCGGCGTGCCGGGGGGGTGGGTGCTGTTCGTGTTCACCGCGGGCGTCTGGCTGACGCGCTCGGCCGGCTGCGTGATCAACGACTACGCCGATCGCTGGCTGGACCCGCAGGTGGAACGCACGCGCGGCCGGCCCCTGGCGACCGGCGCGGTCAGTGGCCGCGAGGCGTTGCTGGTGTTCGCGGTGCTGATGATCGTCGCGTTTGCGCTGGTGCTGACGCTCAATCGCCTGACCATCATGTTGAGCTTTGTCGGCCTGTTCCTGGCTGCCAGCTATCCCTACCTCAAGCGCTATACCCACCTGCCGCAGGTCTACCTGGGCCTGGCCTTCGGCTGGGGCATTCCAATGGCGTTCGCGGCCGTGCAGGGCCATGTGCCGCCGGTGGGCTGGGTGCTGTATGGCGCCAACATCCTCTGGGCCACGGCCTACGACACCTGGTACGCCATGGTCGATCGCGAAGATGATCTGCGCGCCGGTTCCAAATCGACCGCGATCCTGTTCGGTGACCTGGACCTGCTCATCCAGGGCGTGCTGTACACGTTGGTGCTGCTGGCCCTGGCGCTGGTCGGCAAGCAGGCCGGACTTGGTTTGTACTACTGGATTGGCCTGGGAATCGCTGCCGTGTTCGTGGCGTGGGAATTCGTGATGGTCCGCCACCGTGATCGCCAAGCGTGCTTCCGCGCCTTTCTGCACAACAACTGGGTGGGTGCAGCGATCTTCGTCGGCATCGCCGCCCACTACGCACTGGGTTCCTGA
- a CDS encoding ComF family protein — MEASKVDGWLRQLGRGLLVARCLICAELGANGLDICVNCRQNLPVNLTACARCALPLPNPGVCGSCQQQVPSLDRCHAAFVYSFPLDRLVPRLKFHRDLAAGRLLADLLTESVASAQLPRPAALVPVPLHAGRLRQRGYDQALELARPLARRLKLSLRADGLRRTRATAAQSELDAGQRQRNLQQAFAAVGPLPAHVALIDDVMTTGATLYAAAAALRRAGVQRVDAWVCARVP; from the coding sequence ATGGAAGCTTCGAAAGTTGACGGCTGGTTGCGCCAGCTCGGGCGCGGTCTGTTGGTCGCGCGCTGCCTGATTTGCGCCGAACTGGGCGCAAACGGCCTCGATATATGCGTCAACTGTCGTCAAAACCTGCCAGTCAATTTGACCGCATGCGCGCGTTGCGCGCTGCCCCTGCCGAATCCGGGCGTCTGTGGCAGTTGCCAGCAGCAAGTCCCGTCGCTGGATCGCTGCCACGCCGCCTTCGTCTACAGTTTTCCCTTGGACCGGCTGGTGCCACGCCTGAAGTTCCATCGCGACCTGGCGGCCGGTCGCTTGCTGGCAGACCTCCTGACCGAGTCGGTGGCCTCGGCACAACTGCCTCGCCCCGCAGCACTGGTGCCGGTGCCCCTGCATGCCGGACGCCTGCGCCAGCGCGGCTACGACCAGGCGCTGGAACTGGCGCGGCCATTGGCGCGTCGGCTGAAACTGTCGCTGCGCGCCGACGGACTGCGACGTACACGCGCCACCGCGGCGCAGTCCGAGCTGGACGCCGGACAACGCCAGCGCAACCTGCAGCAGGCATTTGCAGCGGTCGGCCCCCTACCCGCCCATGTCGCCCTGATCGACGATGTCATGACCACCGGCGCCACGCTTTATGCGGCAGCTGCGGCGTTGCGCCGCGCCGGCGTGCAACGCGTCGATGCCTGGGTGTGTGCGCGTGTGCCTTGA
- the bioB gene encoding biotin synthase BioB, protein MSAHIASAEPRHDWQRDELLALFDLPLPELLFRAADIHRRHFVAGEVQVSTLLSVKTGGCPEDCAYCPQAQRYDTGVTAQKLMDTEEVLARARQAKAAGASRFCMGAAWRSPKERDIPKVAEMIREVKALGLETCATLGMLSGQQALALKDAGLDYYNHNLDTAPEFYGDIIHTRDYQDRLDTLEHVREAGMKTCCGGIVGMGESRGQRAGLLQALANLPAHPDSVPINRLVQVAGTPLHGTTELDSFEFVRTIAVARITMPRSMVRLSAGRESMSDELQALCFAAGANSIFYGEKLLTTGNPDTERDLALFARLGLRPMPVQEAKAAAGHRNDVLGSATVHADITEPATCCGRAA, encoded by the coding sequence ATGTCCGCTCACATTGCCTCCGCCGAACCGCGCCATGACTGGCAGCGCGATGAACTGCTGGCGCTGTTCGACCTGCCGCTGCCGGAGCTGCTGTTCCGTGCCGCCGACATCCATCGTCGCCATTTCGTTGCCGGCGAAGTGCAGGTCTCGACCCTGCTGTCGGTCAAGACCGGCGGCTGTCCCGAGGATTGCGCGTATTGCCCGCAGGCGCAGCGCTACGACACCGGCGTGACCGCGCAGAAGCTGATGGACACCGAAGAAGTGCTGGCCCGGGCCAGGCAGGCCAAGGCCGCGGGCGCCTCGCGCTTCTGCATGGGCGCAGCCTGGCGTTCGCCCAAGGAACGCGACATCCCCAAGGTGGCCGAGATGATCCGCGAGGTCAAAGCGCTGGGCCTGGAAACCTGCGCCACCCTGGGCATGCTCAGTGGCCAGCAGGCGCTGGCGCTCAAGGATGCCGGCCTGGATTACTACAACCACAACCTGGATACGGCGCCGGAGTTCTACGGCGACATCATCCACACCCGCGACTACCAGGATCGTCTGGACACGCTGGAACACGTGCGCGAGGCCGGCATGAAAACCTGCTGCGGCGGCATCGTCGGCATGGGCGAATCGCGCGGGCAACGCGCGGGACTGCTGCAGGCGCTGGCCAACCTGCCGGCGCACCCGGACTCGGTGCCGATCAACCGGCTGGTGCAGGTGGCGGGTACGCCGCTGCACGGCACCACCGAACTGGACTCGTTCGAATTCGTCCGCACGATTGCCGTCGCCCGCATCACCATGCCGCGTTCGATGGTGCGGCTGTCGGCCGGACGCGAGTCGATGAGCGACGAGCTGCAGGCGCTGTGCTTCGCTGCCGGTGCCAACTCCATCTTCTACGGGGAAAAGCTGCTCACCACCGGCAATCCCGACACCGAGCGCGATCTGGCCCTGTTCGCCCGGTTGGGCCTGCGCCCCATGCCGGTGCAGGAAGCAAAGGCCGCAGCCGGTCACAGAAACGATGTGCTCGGCAGCGCTACGGTGCATGCCGACATCACCGAACCGGCCACCTGCTGCGGTCGGGCGGCGTAG
- the bioF gene encoding 8-amino-7-oxononanoate synthase, giving the protein MNRPDLLERILSQRKLRTAQGRARVRRTVTRRDGVKVEVNGRWLTEFAGNDYLGLSQQFEVVSALQDGAGRDGAGAGASHLISGHGAAHDGLEKDIAQWLGYPRALLFGSGFMANLAVQQALLEDGDVCVQDRLNHASLIDASRLAGCKLRRYPHLDPEGALRQLKQSPEGAAMLATDGVFSMDGDVAPLRALSLVARMQQALLYVDDAHGVGVRGPDGRGSVAEARMGVEEVPLQLVTLGKALGGYGAVVVGSDALIQHLSETARPYLYTTALPPAQAAATRVAVKHAQRDHWRREKLQTLIDRFRSTAQGRGLELMASDTPIQPVLCGEEANALALASALESAGFWVPAIRPPTVPEGKARLRITLTALHSPQQVDALVEVLARSWEAIRRIRGAA; this is encoded by the coding sequence GTGAACCGTCCCGATCTGCTCGAACGCATCCTGAGCCAGCGCAAGCTGCGCACCGCCCAAGGCCGTGCGCGCGTGCGGCGCACCGTGACCCGCCGCGACGGCGTCAAGGTCGAGGTCAATGGCCGCTGGCTCACCGAGTTCGCCGGCAATGATTACCTCGGCCTGTCACAACAGTTCGAAGTGGTGAGTGCCTTGCAGGACGGCGCCGGGCGCGATGGCGCGGGTGCGGGCGCATCGCATCTGATCAGTGGCCACGGCGCGGCGCACGACGGCCTGGAAAAGGACATCGCGCAATGGCTCGGCTATCCGCGCGCGCTGCTGTTTGGCAGCGGCTTCATGGCCAATCTGGCGGTGCAGCAGGCACTGCTGGAAGACGGCGACGTCTGCGTGCAGGACCGGCTCAACCACGCCAGCCTGATTGACGCCTCGCGTCTGGCCGGCTGCAAGTTGCGGCGATACCCGCATCTGGATCCGGAAGGCGCGTTGCGCCAGCTCAAGCAGTCGCCCGAGGGCGCGGCGATGCTGGCCACGGACGGAGTTTTCAGCATGGATGGCGATGTGGCGCCCTTGCGCGCGCTGAGCCTGGTGGCGCGCATGCAGCAGGCCTTGCTGTACGTGGATGACGCGCATGGCGTAGGCGTGCGTGGCCCGGATGGCCGCGGCAGCGTGGCCGAAGCGCGCATGGGCGTGGAAGAAGTACCGCTGCAACTGGTGACGCTGGGCAAGGCGCTGGGCGGCTATGGCGCCGTGGTGGTCGGCAGCGATGCCTTGATCCAGCATCTGTCGGAAACCGCGCGTCCCTATCTCTACACCACCGCCCTGCCGCCGGCGCAGGCGGCTGCCACGCGGGTGGCGGTCAAACATGCGCAGCGCGATCATTGGCGGCGCGAGAAACTGCAGACCCTGATCGATCGTTTCCGCAGCACGGCGCAGGGGCGCGGCCTGGAGTTGATGGCCTCGGACACGCCCATCCAGCCGGTCTTGTGTGGCGAGGAAGCCAATGCGCTGGCGTTGGCATCGGCGCTGGAAAGCGCGGGCTTCTGGGTGCCGGCGATCCGGCCACCCACCGTGCCGGA